A genome region from Salvia splendens isolate huo1 chromosome 19, SspV2, whole genome shotgun sequence includes the following:
- the LOC121778857 gene encoding lysine histidine transporter-like 8: MSEMVENGAAAPPLEGSEISPAAAAPNPMQSQYNSPSLSMKPLLMLEHPKAKTPSRTPNFITPLGSPIRRAMKTTRLDPQDAWLPITESRKGNAFYAAFHTLFAGIRIQALVIPVAFTILGWSWGIISLTVAFVWQLYTFWLLTNLHESTETGMRYSRYLQLFDAIFGEKTGKIFAVFPILYLSDGTCVALIVVGGSAIKLFYQIVYGGSGCPKDPLTMVEWYLVFTSATVLVSQLPNLNSIAGVSLIGSLTAVGYCTMMWCVSVTEGRLPSVSYDHVKPNTNTEWFFGVLNAFGIIAFAFRGHSVTLESMYIGTMPSSEKKPSSVPMWRGIQGAYIVIALCLFPIAIGRYWAYGNKVLEAGPRSAILAAIYAFHGRDTSQSVLGLISLFVIINAVSSFQIYGMPMFDDVESKITKRLKRPLPWWLRVISRFMFGYGCFFVAVAIPFLGSLAGLIGGIAVPVMFVYPSLMWIKVKKPQRHGFMWCLNWGLAIAGILLTMLLVAAGIHVIIDTGVEVSFFKPH, encoded by the exons ATGTCGGAGATGGTAGAGAATGGCGCTGCAGCTCCGCCCTTAGAAGGCAGCGAGATATCACCGGCCGCGGCAGCTCCAAACCCCATGCAGAGTCAGTATAACTCGCCCTCTCTCTCGATGAAGCCGCTGCTGATGCTCGAGCACCCGAAGGCGAAAACGCCTTCCCGCACGCCTAATTTCATAACCCCGTTGGGCAGTCCGATCCGAAGGGCGATGAAGACGACGAGGCTTGACCCTCAAGACGCTTGGCTTCCCATCACGGAATCGAGGAAAGGGAACGCCTTTTATGCCGCATTTCACACGCTCTTCGCCGGCATCAGAATCCAGGCGCTCGTCATCCCCGTTGCCTTCACCATTCTTGGATG GAGTTGGGGAATCATAAGTTTGACAGTGGCATTTGTATGGCAACTATACACTTTCTGGCTTTTGACCAATCTCCATGAATCCACGGAAACCGGAATGCGCTACAGCCGATATCTCCAACTCTTCGATGCTATCTTTG GAGAGAAGACGGGGAAGATATTTGCGGTGTTTCCGATCTTGTACTTATCCGACGGCACATGCGTAGCCTTGATTGTTGTGGGCGGGTCCGCCATCAAGCTCTTCTACCAGATAGTTTACGGCGGCAGCGGCTGCCCTAAAGATCCTTTGACGATGGTGGAGTGGTACCTTGTGTTCACTTCGGCGACGGTGCTTGTGTCGCAGCTTCCCAATCTGAACTCGATCGCGGGGGTGTCGCTGATCGGGTCGCTGACGGCAGTGGGGTATTGCACGATGATGTGGTGCGTGTCGGTGACAGAGGGGCGGCTCCCCAGCGTGTCGTACGACCATGTCAAGCCGAATACTAACACGGAGTGGTTCTTTGGGGTTCTCAATGCCTTTGGTATCATAGCTTTTGCCTTTAGAGGCCATAGCGTTACTCTTGAATCCAtgtatata GGAACCATGCCATCAAGTGAGAAGAAGCCATCTAGTGTGCCGATGTGGAGAGGGATCCAAGGAGCATATATCGTGATCGCATTGTGCCTATTTCCTATTGCAATCGGCAGGTATTGGGCGTATGGCAATAAGGTACTTGAAGCG GGCCCTAGGTCAGCCATTTTGGCGGCAATATACGCTTTCCACGGCCGCGACACATCTCAGTCGGTCCTAGGGCTAATAAGCCTATTTGTGATCATCAATGCGGTGAGCTCATTCCAGATATACGGAATGCCAATGTTCGATGATGTGGAGTCGAAGATCACCAAGAGGCTGAAGAGGCCGTTGCCGTGGTGGCTAAGGGTGATCTCAAGGTTCATGTTCGGGTACGGGTGCTTCTTCGTGGCAGTGGCCATCCCCTTTCTAGGGAGCCTAGCAGGGTTGATTGGCGGGATTGCAGTTCCGGTGATGTTCGTATATCCTAGCTTGATGTGGATTAAGGTGAAGAAGCCGCAGAGACATGGCTTCATGTGGTGCCTCAATTGGGGGTTAGCCATTGCTGGGATTTTGCTCACTATGTTGCTTGTTGCTGCTGGTATACATGTTATTATTGACACTGGGGTTGAAGTTAGCTTCTTCAAGCCTCACTAA